Proteins found in one Lycium ferocissimum isolate CSIRO_LF1 chromosome 6, AGI_CSIRO_Lferr_CH_V1, whole genome shotgun sequence genomic segment:
- the LOC132059536 gene encoding uncharacterized protein LOC132059536: MSSKIKKWNVGKLFMCNGAGCSGCSKPNLANILEQNPKPKIPIDIKPSPSICHTSSSCEINGVHSMDDFYQDDQTSTTISINIGSSPPPSSEQNDDINLSQSETNSEFKVRTCPKIGGNHAIVKNLDDPFQDNQTSTPFSIINIDSLSPPSIDEKYDTNLSQSKTTSGSRVSTCPNIGGTLDIVKNLDDPLFQDNHTSTTFSINTESLSPPSSDQNKHTNMLQSKANSEFRAGSCPKFSSTLAVVINSDDPVQDFKKSMLQMIFEKEIYSPEDMKDLLNCFLQLNSPSNHYIIIQAFMEILNNRMVVSKGPEKEK, translated from the coding sequence ATGTCTTCAAAGATCAAGAAATGGAATGTTGGAAAATTATTCATGTGCAATGGAGCAGGTTGTAGTGGTTGTAGCAAACCAAATTTAGCAAATATCTTAGAACAAAATCCAAAGCCCAAAATCCCTATTGACATAAAGCCATCACCTAGCATTTGTCACACTTCTTCAAGTTGTGAGATCAATGGTGTACATTCCATGGATGATTTTTATCAAGATGATCAAACTTCCACCACAATCTCCATCAACATAGGTTCGTCACCTCCACCAAGTTCGGAGCAAAATGATGATATCAATTTGTCGCAGTCAGAGACGAATTCAGAATTTAAAGTCAGAACATGCCCAAAAATTGGTGGCAATCATGCTATCGTCAAGAATTTGGATGATCCATTTCAGGATAATCAAACTTCCACCCCTTTCTCCATTATTAACATAGATTCATTATCTCCACCAAGTATTGATGAAAAATATGACACCAATCTGTCACAGTCAAAGACAACTTCAGGATCTAGAGTCAGCACATGCCCGAATATTGGTGGCACCCTTGATATCGTCAAGAATTTGGATGATCCATTATTTCAAGATAATCACACTTCTACCACCTTTTCCATTAACACGGAATCATTATCTCCACCTAGTTCTGATCAAAATAAACATACCAATATGTTACAATCAAAAGCGAATTCAGAATTTAGAGCCGGTTCATGTCCAAAATTTAGCAGTACTCTTGCGGTCGTCATTAATTCGGATGATCCAGTTCAAGATTTCAAGAAATCGATGCTCCAAATGATTTTTGAGAAAGAAATCTACTCACCTGAAGATATGAAGGACCTCTTGAATTGTTTCCTACAGTTGAATTCACCTTCTAACCATTATATTATCATTCAAGCCTTCATGGAGATCTTGAATAATAGAATGGTTGTCTCAAAGGGACCTGAAAAAGAGAAGTAA